The Euzebya sp. region CTGGCCGTCTCGACCCCCTGCAGGGCGAAGGCGATCGAGGTCGCCTCCACCGCCCCGATCCAGATCGGGAGGAAGCGCTCGCCGGTGGTCTCCTTCAGCAACACGATCGGCTGGTTGTGGGGCAGTTCCACCCGGACTCCCACCAACTCCAGCTCGATCATCGTGACCTCCGCAATCGCTTCGGGTGGCTGAGTGTATGGGGGGGCCAGACCCCTCACAACGCAACCGGCTGGCGCTGCTCAGCCAGCCGCGCGAAGGCTCGGACGGCGTCCGCGAGGGCCGCGCCGGCGTCGTCCGCAGCGGGTGCGACAGCCGTGTCGGCGAGCAGCGCCGTGCGGTCCACCTCCTGCCCGTCGACCACCAGGACGGCCTCGCCGAGCGGCGTCCCCACGTCGATCGGGAGTGCCGCGTCGGGGGCCAGCCGCGTGACCACCTCGACCTCGGCGCCGCCGCCGACGGTGCGGGCGAGCTCCTCCGCGGCGCTGACCGGCACCTCCCCGTGGGCGGTGCGGTACGTGGCGGCGACCTGTGAGGGGGTGAGGGGCGTGGGCCGCGCGTAGTCGGTGAACCCGTGGTCGAACAGCGCGGTCGTGTCGGCCACGCGGTCCTCCGAGCCGAGGACCACCGCGTAGAGGGTCCGCCCGTCCCGCTCGGCGCTCGCGACCAGGCACAGCCCGGCCAGCTCGGTGTAGCCGGTCTTGATGCCGGTCGTGCCCGGGTACGCGGTCAGCATCTCGTTGCGGTTCTCGAGCAGCCCGAACGGCTCGACGGTCAGGGTGGCGGCGCCCGCCCAGGCGGCGAAGTCCTCGTGGGTCATCGCCTCCTGCCCGAGCAGCGCCAGGTCGAGCGGCGTGGCGTGGTGGGCGAGGTCGACGCTCAGCCCGGTCGAGTCGACGAACGCGGTGTCCTCGAGCCCCAGGGTCTCCGCGCGCAGGTTCATCATCGCGACGTAGGCCTCCTCGCTGCCGGCGACGTGCTCGGCGATGGCCACGGCACCGTCGTTGCCGCTGCGCAGCAGGTCGGCGGCGAGCAGGTCGCGGAAGTCGACGACCTGCCCCTCGGTCAACCCCAGCGTGGCGACGCCGGGCAGCTGGCCGGTCGCGGCGGCCTCTGCGGACACCGTCAGGGTCGGCGGGACGCGTCCGCTCTCGACCGCCTCGAGGGCCAGGAGGATCGTCATCACCTTCGTGGTCGAGGCCATCCGGCGCGGGGTCCGCGGGTCGACTCCGGCGAGGACGACCCCGTCGGCGGGGTCGAGCAGCACGGCGCCCGCCGCGGAGATCGTCGGCGGGTCGGGCGTCGGTCCGGGGACCGGCCGGCTCGCGACCTCCTCCGGGGTGACGCCGGCCTGCAGCGGCGCGTCGACGGGGACCCCCGGCGCCGCCGCCGGGGCGTCGGGGTCGAGGGGGACCGTGGTCGGCTCGACGACGGTCGCCGTCGCGGGACCGGCGAGGGACAGCGCGAGGAGCAGGCCGACCGCGGCGAGCAGCCGCCGGAGGGACCTGCCCGTGGTCGGGCCGCTCACGCCCCGCGCACGTAGCGGCGCAGCTCGCGGGACAGCAGCGACCGCTTCATCCGCGACGTCAGGCCGG contains the following coding sequences:
- a CDS encoding D-alanyl-D-alanine carboxypeptidase family protein, with amino-acid sequence MSGPTTGRSLRRLLAAVGLLLALSLAGPATATVVEPTTVPLDPDAPAAAPGVPVDAPLQAGVTPEEVASRPVPGPTPDPPTISAAGAVLLDPADGVVLAGVDPRTPRRMASTTKVMTILLALEAVESGRVPPTLTVSAEAAATGQLPGVATLGLTEGQVVDFRDLLAADLLRSGNDGAVAIAEHVAGSEEAYVAMMNLRAETLGLEDTAFVDSTGLSVDLAHHATPLDLALLGQEAMTHEDFAAWAGAATLTVEPFGLLENRNEMLTAYPGTTGIKTGYTELAGLCLVASAERDGRTLYAVVLGSEDRVADTTALFDHGFTDYARPTPLTPSQVAATYRTAHGEVPVSAAEELARTVGGGAEVEVVTRLAPDAALPIDVGTPLGEAVLVVDGQEVDRTALLADTAVAPAADDAGAALADAVRAFARLAEQRQPVAL